The DNA window ACACCGTGACCGCCGACGTGACCGCCGACGCGAGCCGGGTGGAGCTGCCCGGCAGGCTCGGCGACCCGGAGCGGACGCTGGGGGCGGACCGGCGTGCCGACCCACGTTTGGTCGCGGCCCTGGCGCCCTTCGGGTTGGACGGCGAGCAGCCCGCCCCGACGGTGTCGCCCTCCTCGGACCGTGCGGACCTGCTCGCCTTCGGACAGGGCGCGGAGGACGGTTTCGGCGCGGTGTTCGCCGCGCTGTTCGCCGGCCTACCTCCGGTGGAGGGGGTGACCCGGGAGACCGTCACGATCAACGGGGCCGACGGCAACGACATCCTCCTGTTCGTCCACCGCCCCTCGGGTGTGGACGGCGAACTACCCGCCGTCGTGCACTTGCACGGCGGGGGTGGGGTCATCCTGCGGGCCGCCGACGAGTGCTACGTGCGGTGGCGCGACGAGTTGGCGGCGAGCGGGCTGGTCGTGGTCGGTGTCGAGTTCCGGAACGCCGCCGGAGCGCTGGGCAGCCACCCGTACCCGGCCGGCCTGACCGACTGCGCGACCGGTGCCCGCTGGGTGAGCGCGCACCGGTTCGAGCTGGGCGTGGGCCCGGTCGTGGTCTCCGGGGAGTCCGGTGGTGGGAACCTCTCGCTCGCCGTGGCGCTCAAGGC is part of the Mycobacteriales bacterium genome and encodes:
- a CDS encoding alpha/beta hydrolase fold domain-containing protein; its protein translation is MTADVTADASRVELPGRLGDPERTLGADRRADPRLVAALAPFGLDGEQPAPTVSPSSDRADLLAFGQGAEDGFGAVFAALFAGLPPVEGVTRETVTINGADGNDILLFVHRPSGVDGELPAVVHLHGGGGVILRAADECYVRWRDELAASGLVVVGVEFRNAAGALGSHPYPAGLTDCATGARWVSAHRFELGVGPVVVSGESGGGNLSLAVALKANREGWLGEIDGIYAMAPMISSPWDKSAELPSRQENDGYFISCALLTLMGALYDPDGAHAGDATCWPARASDAELTGLPPHVISVNELDPLRDEGLAYQRRLVANGVSAVGRTVNGTVHGGDVFF